DNA sequence from the Homalodisca vitripennis isolate AUS2020 unplaced genomic scaffold, UT_GWSS_2.1 ScUCBcl_14289;HRSCAF=24947, whole genome shotgun sequence genome:
attataataaagctCTTAGTACTGATAGGTTATCTATTGTTTCAGGATTCCTCTGTGTGCATTGCTCAACCAACATTTAAATCAACTGGCCTCCAAGTTTCGTGCCACAAAGTTTCTAAAGAGTGTTTTCAACAACTTGTATACCGAACTACCCTGACAAAAATTTGCCAACTATATTTGTGTACTTTGAAGGGGAGATGAAATCTCAACTAATTGGACCTGTGTCTTTTCGCCATGCCGACATTTCTGTTGAAGGTAATTTTAGTTTCACAAAGTCGTTTAACAATATAAACACTAAGAATTAAGTGTTATCCTTTTCTTGTTCCACACTGATATTTGACCTTGATATTTTGTGTTGCAGAATTGGAGTGGATGCTAGGACAGACAGGAGCAGTTCAGTCAGAGATCACCGACGACCCTCGGCCTAAACCTAAGGACGTTTTGTTTTCCTCATTGAAGGGTGAAAACAATGACTGGACTTTATGATAGAGCTGATTCATCGGATATAATGATTTGAGTTATGCCGCTTTACATTGTATATTTCAATCATTTGTTTCTTACTTTCCATAGTAATGGCATGGATGTGTTGATTTTGTTTGcacttatacttttatttattgttaatgatcaaaaattgtttttaaaaacattttattttttacttgtaataaagAAGTATTTATTGTACTTACAaggtgtgttttatttataaactacaacAATTTACTACAATGTATAATGTGAGTCAAGAGTCTCTTAtcttcactttatatatatatatatgtatatatatatatatatatatatatatatatatatatatacacatatacacaccATATCAagtttacagaaataaaaaaaaaaataaaaaatgtaaaaattgaaatgattttaaaatgaaacatttattttttttaacccctCTAGGAAGCAGTTAACCTAGCCTGTCTAGGTCTGAACGTTTGAATTGATTTAGGAAAAAATGCATATGtgcactaaaatattaataaaataagtttgaatacagataaattagtcactttcaggacattttagtctatttggttgctctacaatagtgtttgttgctttctcaaaataattttttattttattgttttagtatatattttcaatttttttagtaagaaaagaatcaaaagcgactgacaatattttattacttaatttttatacaagtacaataattttttcattcaaaacagCACACTGTTTTTACAtggaaaaccagtttttattagattacttaattataaaccataataacaaaacaataaaaattcacttaaaatgttattctttaaaaacaaGCTCCAGAATTAGTTGTCTGggagatgagataaaactgtttgttagatttaattttttattactaagatgataattaaaataaattatttacattacatgcAATGTCCAtccatttacattttataattcactttttgTTTCAGTCTTTGAGTATCTTTGATATCTCAATATCACTGTTTAAGTATCTGTCTACTTCTGAAGTACGCAAATTGTCTTGTTCATGAGGTAGCGgaagaactaaaaactcattcaacaactataaacagttaaacactaaacattgagaacacaatacatagaatgtaagcagaacattgaagtgacgaaaattgagcatatggcaaaatgtaa
Encoded proteins:
- the LOC124375147 gene encoding viral IAP-associated factor homolog, with protein sequence MKSQLIGPVSFRHADISVEELEWMLGQTGAVQSEITDDPRPKPKDVLFSSLKGENNDWTL